The proteins below are encoded in one region of Ephemeroptericola cinctiostellae:
- a CDS encoding phage regulatory CII family protein, producing the protein MSMTHTQDDVFAALRSVADDFGVRKLATLMDVAQGTLHNKLNPNDSSAHHKPTVSDLIQIVSHTANTAPIEALAALFGGVFYRLPDMAHCSDDALLALVNNVGAQVGAVHDVMAAAMADLVVTPAEFKLYQEQTHRTIAAFMELKARFKTLVVQVR; encoded by the coding sequence ATGTCAATGACACACACTCAAGATGACGTGTTCGCTGCCTTGCGCAGTGTCGCGGACGACTTCGGGGTCAGAAAGCTGGCGACCCTGATGGACGTGGCGCAAGGCACGTTGCATAACAAACTCAATCCCAACGATTCATCGGCCCATCACAAGCCCACGGTGTCTGATTTGATCCAAATCGTGTCGCACACGGCCAACACTGCGCCGATCGAAGCACTGGCGGCCTTGTTCGGCGGGGTCTTTTACCGACTGCCTGACATGGCCCATTGCTCAGATGATGCACTGCTGGCGCTGGTCAATAATGTCGGCGCTCAAGTGGGTGCGGTACATGACGTGATGGCTGCGGCCATGGCGGATCTCGTGGTCACACCCGCCGAATTTAAACTGTATCAAGAGCAAACGCACCGCACCATCGCTGCCTTCATGGAGCTCAAGGCTCGGTTTAAAACGCTGGTCGTGCAGGTGCGCTGA
- a CDS encoding tyrosine-type recombinase/integrase translates to MDKYLTPAELSTLLKTVQRVHTPTAQRDYHIIAALSLCGCRIGEFAQITVLQAVNALKSKYLFLPREHRKGRRAHVKDDGTAVADKRKDHEVYVTAALAEHIKALLDMTDARVMDAPLVRGRYGEPMTVRAYQLRVQHWADVAQLGLKVSPHWFRHTRAMNIMRSSGAQNPLLVVQKVLGHSNINNTAIYAHATREDMEQALQTVDAPHNKRRGRLSTLRKQYDKETAQ, encoded by the coding sequence GTGGATAAATACCTCACCCCTGCCGAGTTAAGCACTTTGCTCAAAACCGTGCAGCGCGTCCACACCCCCACGGCACAGCGGGATTATCACATCATTGCCGCCCTGTCCTTGTGCGGTTGCCGGATCGGCGAATTTGCACAGATCACGGTGTTGCAAGCGGTCAATGCGCTCAAGTCCAAGTATTTGTTTTTGCCGCGCGAGCACCGCAAAGGCCGCCGGGCTCACGTTAAAGACGATGGCACTGCGGTGGCTGACAAGCGCAAAGACCATGAGGTGTATGTGACGGCCGCCTTGGCTGAACACATCAAAGCCCTGCTGGACATGACCGATGCGCGGGTGATGGATGCGCCGCTGGTGCGTGGTCGTTACGGTGAGCCGATGACGGTGCGGGCTTATCAATTGCGCGTGCAACACTGGGCGGATGTGGCTCAGCTGGGGCTTAAGGTGTCACCGCACTGGTTTAGACACACCCGCGCGATGAACATCATGCGCTCATCGGGGGCACAAAACCCTTTGCTCGTGGTGCAAAAGGTGCTCGGACACAGCAACATCAACAACACCGCCATTTATGCCCACGCCACACGTGAAGACATGGAGCAGGCGTTGCAAACCGTGGATGCCCCGCACAACAAACGGCGCGGCCGCTTGAGCACGCTGCGCAAACAATATGACAAGGAGACGGCACAATGA
- a CDS encoding phosphohydrolase, with the protein MTQQQAIIQTVSGRYIDLYNPKPEDFCLEDIAHHLSHVCRFGGATWDFYSVAEHSMAVAFLLPARLSLAGLLHDASEAFLGDMVSTVKRTLPSYQYIEGVVQSAIYKQFDIDLSIEDAALVKHADLVVLATERAHLMPNDGIDWPMLQGIVPLDLDMHKPMLPHLAKQQFIRDARDYMTQQEALR; encoded by the coding sequence ATGACACAACAACAGGCCATCATACAAACGGTTTCAGGTCGATACATTGACCTGTACAACCCTAAGCCCGAGGATTTTTGCCTCGAGGACATCGCCCATCACTTGTCGCACGTGTGTCGTTTTGGTGGGGCGACATGGGATTTTTACTCGGTCGCGGAGCACAGCATGGCCGTGGCTTTTTTGCTGCCCGCCCGCTTGTCTTTGGCGGGTTTGTTGCACGATGCGTCTGAGGCTTTTTTGGGCGACATGGTGAGCACGGTCAAGCGCACCTTGCCGTCCTATCAATACATTGAGGGCGTTGTGCAGTCCGCAATTTACAAACAGTTTGATATTGATCTGTCGATCGAGGATGCGGCTCTGGTCAAGCATGCCGACTTGGTGGTGCTCGCAACGGAGCGGGCGCATTTGATGCCAAACGACGGGATCGATTGGCCAATGTTGCAAGGCATTGTGCCTCTTGACCTCGACATGCACAAACCGATGTTGCCCCATTTGGCCAAACAACAATTTATCCGTGATGCACGTGATTACATGACCCAGCAGGAGGCTTTACGATGA